The following are encoded together in the Thermococcus sibiricus MM 739 genome:
- a CDS encoding 30S ribosomal protein S4, with the protein MGDPKRQRKRYETPSHPWIKERLDRERVLVQKYALKNKKELWKHETQLKNFRRRARRLLAARGKQAEIERAQLLQRLARLGILPEGAHLDDVLSLTIDDILERRLQTLVFKKGLARTIKQARQLIVHGHIEVNGQIIRSPSYLVLKEEEDGITYGRASPFANSQHPERMVIEEVQKGEAQ; encoded by the coding sequence ATGGGAGATCCAAAAAGACAAAGAAAAAGGTATGAAACTCCCTCTCATCCATGGATTAAGGAAAGACTTGATAGGGAGAGGGTATTAGTACAAAAATATGCTCTTAAAAACAAGAAAGAGCTTTGGAAGCATGAAACTCAACTTAAGAACTTTAGGAGAAGAGCTAGACGTTTACTTGCTGCAAGAGGAAAACAAGCTGAAATTGAGAGGGCTCAACTTCTTCAAAGATTAGCGAGATTGGGCATACTTCCAGAAGGAGCACACCTTGATGACGTGCTTTCACTTACAATAGATGACATTCTAGAGAGGAGGCTTCAGACATTGGTATTCAAGAAAGGTCTTGCAAGGACTATTAAGCAAGCAAGGCAGTTGATTGTCCATGGACATATCGAGGTAAATGGACAAATAATTAGATCACCGAGTTATCTTGTACTCAAAGAGGAAGAAGATGGAATAACTTATGGAAGGGCATCACCGTTTGCTAACTCCCAACACCCGGAGAGAATGGTTATTGAAGAGGTTCAAAAGGGTGAGGCACAATGA
- a CDS encoding 30S ribosomal protein S11 has product MSEEQQTVNIKKKEKWGVAHIYASYNNTIIHITDLTGAETISKWSGGMVVKADRDESSPYAAMIAARRAAEEAMEKGINGVHIKVRAPGGSKSKNPGPGAQAAIRALARAGLRIGRVEDVTPIPHDGTRPKGGRRGRRV; this is encoded by the coding sequence ATGAGTGAAGAGCAACAAACGGTTAACATAAAGAAGAAAGAGAAATGGGGTGTAGCTCACATTTACGCCTCTTACAATAACACTATTATTCACATTACAGATCTCACCGGGGCAGAGACTATCTCAAAGTGGAGTGGGGGGATGGTGGTAAAAGCAGATAGAGACGAGTCATCTCCATATGCAGCAATGATCGCAGCTAGAAGAGCAGCTGAAGAAGCCATGGAAAAAGGAATTAATGGAGTTCACATAAAGGTTAGAGCCCCAGGGGGAAGCAAGAGCAAGAACCCAGGCCCTGGTGCCCAAGCTGCAATTAGAGCACTTGCAAGAGCAGGTCTAAGAATTGGTAGGGTAGAGGATGTTACTCCAATACCACACGATGGTACGAGACCAAAAGGTGGCAGAAGGGGAAGGAGAGTTTGA
- a CDS encoding 30S ribosomal protein S13, protein MADFRHIVRVANVDIDGHKQLRLALTGIRGIGVNFATVICRIAGLDPKMKAGYLTEEQVKAIEAVLEDPAKHGLPSWILNRPKDYEQGRDMHLIGAKLVMAWREDVNRLRKIRAYRGIRHELGLPLRGQRTRSNFRRGLTLGVSRRKK, encoded by the coding sequence ATGGCTGACTTTAGACATATCGTGCGTGTAGCAAATGTTGATATAGACGGGCACAAACAACTTAGATTGGCCCTTACTGGAATTAGAGGGATAGGAGTAAACTTTGCAACAGTAATATGCAGAATAGCTGGTTTAGATCCAAAAATGAAAGCAGGTTATCTTACAGAAGAGCAAGTGAAGGCTATAGAAGCAGTCCTTGAAGATCCTGCGAAACATGGCCTCCCTTCATGGATACTCAATAGACCTAAAGATTACGAACAAGGGAGAGATATGCATCTTATCGGAGCAAAGCTTGTTATGGCATGGCGTGAGGATGTTAACAGACTTAGGAAAATCAGGGCTTACAGGGGTATCAGACATGAACTTGGTTTACCATTAAGAGGACAAAGAACTAGGTCGAACTTTAGAAGAGGATTAACACTTGGTGTGAGCAGAAGGAAGAAGTGA